In uncultured Draconibacterium sp., one genomic interval encodes:
- a CDS encoding sugar kinase, with protein MAKLEIKSKSECTYDCISLGEVMLRLDPGEGRIRTTRQFRAWEGGGEYNVSRGLRRCFGKKTAIITALADNEVGALIEDFMLQGGLDTQFVKWVDYDGCGRTVRNGLNFTERGFGIRGAKGVSDRGNTAASQLKPGDIDWEYIFGTLGVRWMHTGGIFAALSETAAETVIEAVKIAKKYGTIVSYDLNYRPSLWKAIGGEAKAQEVNREIAKYVDVMIGNEEDFTACLGLEVEGNEENLKELDLTGYKNMIKSAVSEFPNFKVIATTLRTVKTATVNSWGAICYSEGVIHEAQHREDLEIMDRVGGGDSFASGLIYGFLEFNDGAKAVEYGAAHGALAMTTPGDTTMATLSEVEKIIGGGSARVDR; from the coding sequence ATGGCAAAATTGGAAATTAAATCAAAATCCGAATGTACATACGACTGTATCTCTCTTGGAGAAGTAATGCTAAGACTCGATCCTGGAGAAGGCAGAATACGAACAACACGTCAGTTTCGTGCCTGGGAAGGCGGTGGCGAATATAACGTATCACGCGGGCTGAGAAGGTGTTTTGGAAAGAAAACAGCGATTATCACAGCATTGGCCGACAATGAAGTTGGTGCCTTAATTGAAGACTTTATGCTTCAGGGTGGATTGGACACGCAATTCGTTAAATGGGTAGATTATGATGGTTGTGGTCGTACAGTTCGTAACGGACTGAATTTTACTGAAAGAGGATTTGGAATTCGTGGTGCGAAAGGTGTTTCCGACCGCGGAAATACTGCAGCATCGCAATTAAAACCCGGTGATATCGACTGGGAATATATTTTTGGAACATTGGGCGTTCGCTGGATGCACACCGGTGGTATTTTTGCAGCACTTTCAGAGACTGCAGCAGAAACGGTTATCGAAGCCGTAAAAATTGCTAAGAAGTACGGCACTATTGTTTCGTATGATTTGAATTACCGTCCGTCGCTTTGGAAAGCCATTGGTGGAGAAGCAAAAGCACAGGAAGTAAACCGTGAAATCGCCAAATACGTGGATGTGATGATCGGTAATGAAGAAGATTTTACAGCATGTTTAGGTTTGGAAGTAGAAGGAAACGAAGAAAATCTGAAAGAACTGGATTTAACCGGATATAAAAACATGATAAAATCAGCCGTATCCGAGTTCCCTAACTTCAAGGTAATTGCCACAACATTACGTACAGTTAAAACGGCAACTGTAAATTCATGGGGTGCTATTTGTTATTCCGAAGGTGTAATTCACGAAGCGCAACACCGCGAAGATCTTGAAATTATGGATCGTGTTGGCGGCGGCGATAGCTTTGCATCCGGTTTAATTTATGGTTTCCTTGAGTTTAACGACGGAGCAAAAGCGGTGGAATATGGTGCTGCACACGGTGCATTGGCAATGACTACTCCGGGTGACACTACCATGGCGACATTATCAGAAGTAGAAAAAATAATCGGCGGCGGAAGTGCACGTGTTGATCGATAG